A single window of Candidatus Eremiobacteraceae bacterium DNA harbors:
- a CDS encoding alpha/beta hydrolase — MDIVIHNYRWRLSLAEGEAHYDDLEKRLAETPVITVPTITIASDFDGASAAGTTYAKLFTGKYSHRIFKGVGHNVPQEAPQAFAKAVVDVDSF, encoded by the coding sequence GTGGACATCGTCATCCATAATTATCGCTGGCGGTTGAGTCTCGCTGAAGGCGAGGCACACTACGACGACTTAGAAAAACGACTTGCCGAAACTCCGGTCATCACCGTGCCGACGATCACCATCGCCAGCGATTTCGACGGTGCCAGCGCGGCCGGCACAACGTATGCCAAGCTTTTCACGGGCAAATATTCGCACCGGATCTTCAAAGGGGTAGGCCACAATGTGCCTCAAGAAGCTCCGCAAGCGTTTGCCA